Proteins from one Chitinophaga oryzae genomic window:
- a CDS encoding chondroitinase-B domain-containing protein, with translation MRKKLLPLLLLCWLAAAQASTAQTTVTSLSALQSAINNAGPGDVIILANGTYTASADISITKQGTAAQPITIRAQSVAGAIITGTGGFNISSPARYIVVQGFKFTHSASKAKTGSGTSFCRFTRNIFETPGDGENLTIAGSHHEIDYNTFQHKNALGRFLAIRGSGSQIADSLWIHHNYFLDQQPQSGNGIETLQFGLSGYSMSSSNSIVEYNLFEQCAGENEMISVKASAVTLRYNTIRDCPAQFTLRHGNKCKVYGNYFINTPGIRIFGDDHFIYSNHFESCNPAINIGNGDGEVADGSPLTCHDRPDRVLIAFNTLVNNTSNITQSGRTDGLGATYTNVAYNIIQGGSTAAQIAGPYTNPTWKGNIIYSTSAGAIPGGGYVTANPQVARDTTGTFHLQSGSPAIGAATSGYTDVKFDMDGQSRSLPLDAGADQVSTAPVTARILTPAMVGHNANSTPPVNQLVDLTDNGGVITGQYPNTTKPSEDIPSLIDNNTATKYFRSGRTALWVQYKSTTPAAVTKYTLTSGNDVPGRDPKNWTLQGSNDTITWTSIDSRSNQTFDSRGLTKSYTCTNTTAYRYYRLNITANNGDTGTQLAEWELFALQAGNMMATVDMEVPVNVYPNPTTGLFKVKLTDKKNKSYRLIVLDAKGHQVAATVLGADQTTLEANFNLTAMPGGMYFVQVSDGLHQTTRSVFKY, from the coding sequence ATGAGAAAAAAATTACTCCCCCTGCTTTTGTTATGCTGGCTGGCAGCTGCACAGGCATCCACCGCACAAACGACGGTAACATCCCTGTCAGCGCTGCAATCAGCCATCAACAACGCCGGTCCCGGTGACGTCATCATCCTGGCCAACGGCACCTACACCGCTTCGGCCGATATCTCCATCACCAAACAAGGCACGGCAGCACAGCCGATCACCATCAGGGCACAATCGGTAGCAGGCGCTATTATCACCGGCACCGGCGGGTTTAACATCTCCAGCCCGGCCAGATACATCGTTGTGCAGGGATTTAAATTCACCCACAGCGCCAGCAAAGCTAAAACAGGCAGCGGCACGTCGTTCTGCCGCTTTACCCGCAACATCTTCGAGACGCCGGGCGACGGCGAAAACCTGACCATCGCCGGCAGTCACCATGAAATAGATTACAATACCTTCCAGCATAAAAATGCGCTGGGCCGTTTCCTCGCCATCCGTGGCAGCGGCAGCCAGATAGCGGACAGCCTGTGGATACACCACAACTACTTCCTCGACCAGCAGCCCCAGTCCGGCAACGGCATAGAAACGCTGCAGTTTGGGCTGAGCGGCTACAGCATGTCTTCCAGCAACAGCATCGTGGAATACAACCTCTTTGAACAATGCGCCGGCGAAAATGAAATGATCTCCGTGAAAGCTTCGGCAGTAACGCTGCGGTACAATACCATCCGCGACTGTCCTGCGCAGTTCACCCTCCGCCACGGCAACAAGTGCAAAGTGTACGGCAACTACTTCATCAACACACCGGGCATCCGCATCTTCGGCGACGACCATTTCATCTACAGCAACCATTTCGAAAGCTGCAATCCTGCCATCAACATCGGCAACGGCGACGGTGAAGTGGCCGACGGCTCTCCCCTCACCTGCCATGACCGCCCCGACCGCGTGCTGATCGCTTTCAACACCCTTGTCAACAATACCAGCAACATCACCCAGTCAGGCCGCACCGACGGCCTGGGCGCCACCTACACCAACGTAGCTTACAACATCATCCAGGGAGGCAGCACCGCCGCACAGATCGCCGGCCCGTACACCAATCCCACCTGGAAAGGCAATATCATCTATAGTACCAGCGCCGGCGCCATTCCCGGCGGTGGTTATGTTACCGCCAATCCACAGGTAGCCCGCGACACCACCGGCACCTTCCACCTGCAGTCCGGCAGCCCGGCCATCGGCGCCGCCACCTCCGGCTACACCGATGTGAAATTCGATATGGACGGCCAATCCCGCTCGCTCCCCCTGGACGCCGGCGCCGACCAGGTATCCACCGCCCCGGTGACCGCCAGGATACTCACACCTGCCATGGTAGGACACAACGCCAATTCCACCCCGCCTGTTAACCAACTGGTAGACCTCACCGACAACGGCGGCGTCATCACCGGTCAGTATCCCAACACCACGAAACCGTCGGAAGACATCCCCAGCCTGATAGATAACAACACCGCCACCAAATACTTCCGCAGCGGCAGGACCGCCTTATGGGTACAATACAAATCCACTACGCCCGCCGCTGTCACCAAATACACGCTGACCTCCGGCAACGACGTTCCCGGCCGCGACCCGAAAAACTGGACGCTGCAAGGCTCCAACGACACCATCACCTGGACCAGCATTGACAGCCGCTCCAATCAAACTTTCGACAGCCGCGGGCTCACCAAAAGCTATACCTGTACCAATACCACCGCCTACCGCTATTACCGGCTGAACATCACCGCCAATAACGGTGACACGGGTACGCAATTGGCAGAATGGGAACTGTTTGCACTGCAGGCCGGCAACATGATGGCCACAGTGGACATGGAAGTGCCGGTCAATGTATATCCCAACCCCACCACTGGGCTTTTCAAAGTGAAGCTGACAGACAAAAAAAATAAATCTTACCGGCTGATCGTACTCGACGCGAAAGGTCACCAGGTAGCCGCCACCGTGCTGGGAGCCGATCAGACCACCCTCGAAGCTAATTTTAATCTCACCGCCATGCCGGGAGGCATGTATTTCGTACAGGTGAGCGACGGGCTGCATCAAACAACCCGCAGCGTGTTTAAATATTGA
- a CDS encoding AGE family epimerase/isomerase produces the protein MIQQALKQALQTELHRILHYWTTCLPDEQYGGFYGKVDNYNNIDPRAPKGAVLNARILWTFAAAYNLTGDTTLLPLARRAECWFREHLLDTEYGGVFWTADYEGRPLETKKQVYAIAFAIYAYSEYYRATKEEAARAVAIRLYNNLQQYAYDPKSGGYFEAFTREWKPLQDQRLSEKDANEKKTMNTHLHVLEAYANLYTVWPESTLKKNIQDLLRLFRDRIIDRKSGHLHLFFDEQWQVKGRLVSYGHDIEASWLLLEAAQVIHDAELTADFKAMALKMALATEEGLARDGGLWYEYEPSTQHMVAEKHWWPQAEAIVGFVNAWQLQPSGRFLQRAYDCWKFTEEHLLDKTHGEWYWGIREDGAVMEEDKAGLWKCPYHNARACMEIMKRL, from the coding sequence ATGATACAGCAAGCATTAAAACAGGCACTACAGACCGAATTGCACCGCATCCTTCATTACTGGACCACCTGCCTGCCGGATGAACAATACGGCGGGTTCTACGGAAAGGTGGATAATTACAACAACATTGATCCCCGGGCGCCCAAAGGTGCGGTACTGAATGCGCGTATCCTGTGGACTTTCGCCGCTGCGTATAACCTTACAGGTGATACCACGCTGTTGCCGCTGGCGCGCCGTGCGGAATGCTGGTTCAGGGAACACCTGCTGGATACGGAATACGGCGGCGTGTTCTGGACGGCAGACTACGAGGGCCGTCCGCTGGAAACCAAAAAACAGGTGTATGCCATTGCTTTCGCCATCTATGCTTACAGCGAATATTACCGGGCCACCAAAGAAGAAGCGGCGCGCGCTGTCGCCATCCGCCTGTACAACAATTTGCAGCAGTATGCTTACGATCCGAAGTCAGGCGGGTATTTCGAAGCGTTTACGCGGGAATGGAAGCCTTTGCAGGACCAACGGCTCAGTGAAAAAGACGCCAACGAAAAGAAGACCATGAACACGCATCTGCATGTACTGGAAGCTTACGCCAACCTCTACACGGTATGGCCGGAAAGTACACTGAAGAAAAACATACAGGATTTATTGCGGCTTTTCCGCGACCGCATCATCGATCGTAAAAGCGGGCACCTGCATCTCTTTTTCGATGAGCAATGGCAGGTGAAAGGACGGCTGGTATCTTACGGTCACGATATAGAGGCAAGCTGGTTGCTGCTGGAAGCTGCACAGGTCATCCACGATGCCGAACTGACTGCCGACTTCAAAGCCATGGCGCTGAAGATGGCCCTGGCAACTGAAGAAGGCCTTGCCCGTGACGGCGGATTGTGGTATGAGTATGAACCGTCCACACAGCACATGGTAGCCGAAAAGCACTGGTGGCCGCAGGCGGAAGCCATCGTAGGATTTGTAAACGCATGGCAGTTGCAGCCTTCAGGCAGGTTCCTGCAGCGGGCGTATGACTGCTGGAAGTTCACCGAAGAACATCTGCTGGATAAAACTCATGGCGAATGGTATTGGGGCATCCGGGAAGACGGCGCCGTAATGGAAGAAGATAAAGCCGGCCTGTGGAAATGCCCGTATCATAACGCACGGGCCTGCATGGAAATAATGAAACGTTTATAA
- a CDS encoding MFS transporter: MDNQITLKEKIGYGFGDMASSMFWKLFGMYLLFFYTDVMGITAAAAGTMFLITRIWDTLFDPVVGTMADRTSSRWGKFRPYLLYMAVPFGIIGVLTFTTPAYSAPGKLIYAYVTYSAMMMIYSLINVPYASLLGVISPDGRDRNTLASFRMAFAFGGSLLAVALIEPLVSIFSKEATPQRGWQLGVTVIALICVLLFLLCFAWVKERVKPAFEQSASLKEDLRDLWQNRPWWILLGAGVAALIFNSIRDGATLYYFKYFIQQDAAFQLGTTKVTYSTLYLLIGQGANIMGVVLASPVGNRIGKKNTYLSAMVIASVLSIGFFWLQREQLVLIYVFQFIISVCAGIVFPLLWSMYADIADYSEWRNGRRATGLIFSSSSMSQKFGWTIGGAITGWLLGYFGFQANSVQEHATQQGIVLMLSWLPAAGSLLSILFIVLYPLSENRIALISKELAVRKQQLN, encoded by the coding sequence ATGGACAACCAAATAACGCTCAAGGAAAAAATCGGCTATGGTTTTGGCGACATGGCTTCCTCCATGTTCTGGAAGCTGTTCGGTATGTATCTGTTGTTTTTTTATACCGATGTGATGGGAATTACCGCCGCCGCCGCCGGTACCATGTTTCTCATCACCCGCATCTGGGACACGCTTTTTGACCCGGTGGTAGGCACTATGGCAGACCGTACCAGTTCCCGCTGGGGTAAGTTCCGTCCATATCTCCTGTACATGGCCGTCCCTTTCGGCATCATCGGGGTGCTCACCTTTACCACACCTGCCTACAGCGCTCCGGGCAAACTGATTTACGCCTATGTCACTTACTCCGCGATGATGATGATCTATTCGCTGATCAATGTACCTTATGCGTCGTTGCTGGGCGTTATCTCGCCTGACGGGCGTGACAGGAACACGCTGGCTTCCTTCCGGATGGCGTTTGCCTTTGGCGGCAGCCTGCTGGCGGTGGCGCTGATAGAGCCGCTGGTCAGTATTTTCAGCAAAGAGGCCACGCCGCAACGCGGCTGGCAGCTGGGGGTGACGGTCATTGCATTGATTTGCGTACTGCTGTTCCTGTTATGTTTTGCCTGGGTGAAGGAACGGGTAAAACCGGCCTTTGAACAATCTGCATCCCTGAAAGAGGACCTGCGGGACCTTTGGCAGAACAGGCCCTGGTGGATATTATTAGGCGCAGGCGTGGCAGCGCTCATATTCAACTCTATCCGCGATGGGGCCACCCTGTATTATTTCAAGTATTTTATTCAGCAGGACGCCGCCTTTCAGCTGGGGACCACCAAGGTGACTTATTCCACCCTTTACCTGCTGATAGGGCAGGGCGCCAATATCATGGGCGTGGTGCTGGCATCGCCGGTGGGCAACCGCATCGGTAAAAAGAATACCTATCTTTCGGCCATGGTGATTGCTTCTGTGTTAAGCATCGGCTTTTTCTGGCTGCAGAGAGAGCAGCTCGTGCTTATTTATGTGTTTCAGTTCATCATCAGCGTTTGTGCCGGGATTGTCTTTCCCCTGTTATGGTCCATGTATGCAGATATCGCTGACTATTCCGAATGGAGGAACGGCCGTAGGGCTACAGGGCTCATCTTCTCTTCCTCCTCCATGTCGCAGAAGTTCGGCTGGACGATCGGCGGCGCTATTACCGGCTGGCTGCTGGGATACTTCGGTTTTCAGGCCAACAGCGTACAGGAACACGCCACACAGCAGGGTATTGTACTGATGTTAAGCTGGCTGCCCGCCGCAGGGTCGCTGTTGTCTATTCTTTTTATCGTTTTATATCCTTTGTCGGAAAACCGTATAGCCCTTATCAGCAAAGAACTGGCTGTCCGCAAACAACAACTCAACTGA
- a CDS encoding YihY/virulence factor BrkB family protein → MGEITTTKRQPYWRLLLLSFKDAYQSLQANDPLRLAGATAFFTTFALPAILVILIQLLRLIFRMEHPGRRLSMQLEALFGVETAEAIVQTLRAFRSIAQNWLIGIAGFLFLLFVATTLFKIIKGSINELWKIKPVHRASFGRIMVSRLRGVLVIFFAGLLFLIDVVAEAAQAFLGKYISIYLPALASYYNSALNYVLSVLIVTAWFYLVFYFIPDGRPRLKPGIIGALVTGILFSIGKIVLKVLLTYSSINTLYGASASTVLLLLFMFYSSIIFYFGAAFTNAWSYHTGMPIRAAHHAAHYELKTAEEQPSASTDNKLP, encoded by the coding sequence ATGGGTGAAATAACAACAACAAAAAGACAGCCGTACTGGCGTCTCCTGCTACTGTCCTTTAAAGATGCATATCAGTCTTTGCAGGCCAACGACCCGTTGCGGCTGGCTGGAGCTACCGCTTTTTTCACCACCTTCGCCCTGCCTGCCATCCTGGTGATCCTCATACAGCTGTTACGGCTTATTTTCCGGATGGAACATCCGGGCCGCCGTTTGTCGATGCAACTGGAGGCGCTGTTTGGCGTGGAGACGGCCGAAGCGATCGTGCAAACGCTGCGGGCGTTCCGGAGCATCGCCCAGAACTGGCTGATAGGCATCGCAGGGTTTCTCTTCCTGCTGTTTGTCGCCACCACCCTGTTTAAAATTATCAAAGGCTCCATCAATGAACTGTGGAAGATAAAGCCTGTCCACCGTGCCAGCTTCGGCCGGATAATGGTATCGCGGCTGAGGGGCGTGCTGGTGATCTTCTTCGCGGGACTGCTGTTCCTCATTGACGTGGTGGCGGAAGCAGCCCAGGCTTTTTTAGGGAAGTATATCAGCATCTACCTGCCGGCGCTGGCGTCTTATTATAACAGCGCGCTCAACTATGTACTTTCTGTGTTGATCGTGACCGCCTGGTTTTACCTCGTTTTCTATTTTATCCCCGACGGACGGCCCCGCCTGAAGCCGGGCATTATCGGCGCACTGGTGACCGGCATTCTTTTCAGTATCGGTAAAATCGTCCTGAAAGTGTTACTCACCTACAGCAGTATCAACACCCTCTATGGCGCATCCGCATCTACCGTGCTGTTGCTGCTGTTTATGTTCTATTCTTCCATTATCTTCTACTTCGGCGCGGCTTTCACCAACGCCTGGTCGTACCACACCGGCATGCCTATCCGGGCGGCGCATCATGCCGCGCATTATGAGCTGAAAACGGCGGAAGAGCAACCATCAGCTTCGACGGATAACAAATTACCGTAA
- a CDS encoding SGNH/GDSL hydrolase family protein — translation MYKILVLLLSCLLWQTSHADTFYPADNGYFEYVGRIDFSRPATPRFWAPGVYVTARFKGPRCEIVLNDEMLYGTSHNYVSIIIDNKPPLRQQLLGKSDTIRLHQGLNDGPHTIVICKNTEAGIGYLEFAGLRCQELLPLPVSPVRKIEFIGNSITCGSGSDQSAKPCGQGEWYDQHNAWQSYGALTARKLNAQWQLSSVSGIGLIHSCCGMSLTMPQVFDKVNMHRDSIPWDFANYQPDVVAVTLGENDGPQDSTRFCQAYVGFLKKLRTYYPAASIICIDSPMADPAFSPVLQRYITAVVAATQDKKVSKYFYNRKYQNGCGGHPDLAGHQLMANELTTYIKKLKRW, via the coding sequence GTGTATAAGATCCTTGTCCTGTTACTGAGCTGCCTGCTGTGGCAGACCAGCCACGCCGATACCTTCTACCCTGCCGATAACGGCTATTTCGAATATGTGGGCCGTATTGATTTCTCCCGTCCCGCTACGCCCCGCTTCTGGGCGCCCGGCGTGTACGTGACCGCCCGCTTCAAAGGACCACGCTGCGAGATCGTGCTGAACGATGAAATGTTATACGGCACCAGTCACAATTATGTGTCCATTATTATCGACAATAAACCACCCCTCCGTCAGCAGCTGCTGGGTAAAAGCGATACTATCCGCCTGCATCAGGGGTTGAATGACGGTCCGCATACCATCGTTATCTGTAAAAACACCGAAGCCGGTATCGGTTACCTCGAGTTCGCCGGCCTGCGCTGCCAGGAACTGCTGCCACTACCGGTATCGCCTGTACGAAAAATAGAATTTATCGGTAACTCCATCACCTGCGGCTCGGGCAGCGATCAGTCGGCAAAACCCTGCGGACAGGGGGAGTGGTATGATCAGCATAACGCCTGGCAAAGCTATGGCGCGCTGACGGCCCGCAAACTCAACGCGCAGTGGCAGCTCAGCTCCGTTTCCGGCATCGGGCTTATCCACAGCTGTTGCGGTATGTCGCTCACCATGCCGCAGGTGTTTGATAAAGTCAATATGCACCGCGACTCCATCCCGTGGGACTTCGCCAACTATCAACCGGACGTGGTGGCCGTTACCCTCGGCGAAAACGACGGCCCGCAGGACTCTACCCGCTTCTGCCAGGCTTATGTCGGGTTCCTGAAAAAGCTGCGAACATATTACCCGGCAGCCAGCATCATTTGCATCGACAGCCCCATGGCAGACCCCGCGTTTTCTCCGGTATTGCAGCGGTATATCACCGCCGTGGTAGCAGCCACGCAGGATAAAAAGGTGAGTAAGTATTTTTACAACAGAAAATATCAAAACGGTTGCGGCGGACATCCCGATCTGGCCGGGCATCAGCTGATGGCCAACGAGCTGACCACCTATATCAAAAAACTGAAACGCTGGTGA
- a CDS encoding hydrolase, with the protein MKPSSNLLSPDNHALVLIDFEGQMGFATKSIALSELRTNTAVVAGASKIFNVPTIVTTVAEESFSGPVFPEIEEFYPQATSGYIDRTSMNTWEDEAAYKAITGKGKKKLVLAGLWTGVCIVGPALSALEEGYDVYVITDACGDVSPEAHDRSVQRMIHAGVKPMTAIQYLLELQRDWARQETYKAVTDLMKKYGGAYGIGIHYAHHMLKH; encoded by the coding sequence ATGAAACCATCATCCAACTTATTGTCTCCCGACAATCATGCGCTGGTCCTGATCGATTTTGAAGGCCAAATGGGCTTTGCCACTAAAAGTATTGCACTGAGTGAACTCAGGACCAATACTGCTGTTGTTGCAGGCGCCTCAAAAATTTTCAACGTGCCGACGATTGTCACCACTGTCGCTGAAGAATCTTTTTCCGGCCCTGTCTTCCCTGAAATCGAAGAATTTTACCCGCAGGCCACCTCCGGTTATATCGACCGTACTTCCATGAATACCTGGGAAGATGAAGCCGCCTACAAAGCGATCACTGGAAAGGGCAAGAAGAAACTGGTCCTGGCCGGTCTGTGGACTGGCGTGTGCATCGTAGGACCCGCCCTCTCCGCACTCGAAGAAGGTTATGATGTGTACGTGATCACCGATGCCTGTGGTGATGTAAGCCCTGAAGCACACGATCGCTCCGTACAAAGAATGATACATGCCGGAGTAAAACCTATGACCGCCATTCAATACCTGCTGGAACTGCAACGTGACTGGGCACGTCAGGAGACTTATAAGGCGGTAACTGATCTGATGAAAAAATACGGCGGCGCCTATGGCATCGGTATCCACTACGCCCACCACATGCTGAAACACTGA
- a CDS encoding alginate export family protein, whose product MRFDEDYSGLKDSTRNFYRKIKYTSLSKTGSAYVSFGGGARVEYVDFNNEDWGRLGIGRNVFLLQRYDLHADLHLHERFRIFTQIRSAWETGRDNGPRPIDEDHLNIQNLFIDATIIKRKDQQLVLRTGRQELDYGSGRLISVREGPNLRLYFDGAKLMYTTPRWSLDGFAMMADTTYTGAFDNKRGKQVNLWGLYSKIILPAFPNIDVYYIGIKRDRSVFEEGIHKELRHTAGTRIWRYGGGFIYNLEAAWQFGSFGDGRINAWTASVEAGYLFENLPGRPAISLRNDYISGDGQKGDGRLQSFNPLYPKGGYFGFSPQIGPVNLIDLHPYATINIGKKILAQADVVLNWRYSLQDGIYRPSGGFNVSGSTSAERHIGTAWLASFIYSLNKFISLNCGFQYFKAGAFIRDITPAPKDGLFINTRISLKF is encoded by the coding sequence ATGCGCTTTGATGAAGACTATTCAGGACTCAAAGATTCCACCCGCAACTTCTACCGGAAAATAAAATACACCAGCCTGTCAAAAACCGGCAGCGCCTACGTCTCTTTCGGCGGTGGCGCCAGAGTAGAGTATGTTGATTTTAACAACGAAGACTGGGGAAGGCTGGGCATTGGGCGCAACGTTTTTTTGCTGCAACGTTACGACCTGCATGCAGACCTCCATCTGCATGAACGGTTCAGGATTTTCACCCAGATCAGAAGCGCCTGGGAAACCGGAAGGGACAATGGTCCCCGTCCTATCGACGAAGACCATCTGAATATACAAAACCTCTTCATCGATGCTACTATCATCAAAAGGAAAGATCAGCAACTGGTCCTTCGCACCGGCAGGCAGGAACTGGATTATGGCAGCGGCAGACTGATTTCCGTAAGAGAAGGTCCCAACCTCCGGCTGTATTTCGACGGGGCTAAACTGATGTATACCACTCCGCGATGGAGCCTCGACGGATTTGCGATGATGGCCGACACCACCTACACCGGCGCTTTTGACAATAAACGCGGCAAGCAGGTGAACCTCTGGGGATTGTACAGCAAAATCATTCTTCCCGCCTTTCCCAATATCGACGTGTATTACATCGGTATTAAGCGCGACCGCTCGGTGTTTGAAGAAGGCATCCATAAAGAATTGCGGCATACCGCAGGCACCCGGATATGGCGCTATGGCGGCGGTTTCATATACAACCTGGAAGCCGCCTGGCAGTTCGGTTCTTTTGGAGATGGTCGTATCAACGCCTGGACAGCATCCGTGGAAGCGGGTTACCTGTTTGAAAACCTCCCCGGCCGCCCGGCGATCAGCCTGCGGAATGATTATATCTCAGGAGACGGCCAAAAAGGAGACGGTCGCCTTCAGTCTTTCAATCCGCTGTATCCCAAAGGCGGATACTTTGGCTTCAGTCCACAGATCGGCCCTGTCAACCTGATAGATTTACATCCCTATGCCACTATCAACATTGGTAAGAAGATACTGGCGCAGGCGGATGTGGTGCTCAACTGGCGGTATTCGCTACAGGATGGTATTTACAGGCCCAGCGGAGGATTTAACGTCTCCGGTTCAACATCTGCAGAAAGACATATCGGCACGGCCTGGCTCGCAAGCTTCATCTACAGTTTAAACAAATTTATCTCGTTGAACTGTGGCTTTCAATATTTCAAAGCAGGTGCTTTTATCCGGGATATAACACCTGCTCCAAAGGATGGCCTGTTTATCAATACCAGGATCAGTCTCAAATTCTAG
- a CDS encoding M17 family peptidase N-terminal domain-containing protein codes for MNKIFIIRCQRALVVCMSVSVLLLHSVVLSAQQTDSPARTTPIGTTKVWGKAEGISIIGLVQGPSAAAAPLQVACVFEYTEGDIFQPPALPAALNGMVHLDEALKGQITELRKSGKFEGHYLETLLITPPKGAIKAPRLLLIGLGDRHEFNADMMISVGAVALREATRLGVSGFAFASDIKDAGVDAPTALVAANVTKGIINAWRTQRYLQKLHLSPVKPITQATLLAGPAFFEIAGEGIREAIASFNN; via the coding sequence ATGAATAAAATATTTATTATCCGATGTCAGCGGGCGCTCGTTGTTTGTATGAGCGTTTCCGTCCTTTTGTTGCATTCCGTTGTATTATCAGCCCAGCAGACTGACAGCCCAGCCAGGACCACGCCCATAGGCACCACAAAAGTATGGGGCAAAGCAGAGGGCATATCCATCATTGGATTAGTGCAAGGCCCTTCCGCTGCCGCAGCGCCGTTACAGGTAGCCTGCGTATTTGAATATACCGAAGGCGACATTTTCCAGCCTCCTGCGCTGCCAGCCGCACTTAATGGAATGGTACATCTCGACGAAGCGCTCAAGGGACAGATCACTGAATTAAGAAAAAGCGGAAAGTTCGAAGGGCATTACCTGGAAACACTGTTGATCACCCCGCCCAAAGGCGCCATAAAAGCGCCCAGATTGTTGCTGATCGGGTTGGGCGACCGTCATGAGTTTAATGCAGACATGATGATCAGTGTCGGCGCCGTAGCCCTTCGCGAAGCGACCCGGCTCGGCGTATCCGGCTTTGCCTTTGCCAGCGACATCAAAGATGCCGGTGTCGACGCTCCCACGGCATTGGTAGCTGCCAATGTCACCAAAGGGATCATCAATGCCTGGCGCACACAACGCTATCTGCAAAAGCTACACCTCTCTCCGGTAAAGCCCATAACCCAGGCCACCTTGCTGGCCGGGCCGGCATTTTTTGAAATAGCAGGAGAAGGTATCAGGGAAGCCATTGCATCTTTTAACAACTAA